A stretch of DNA from Terriglobales bacterium:
GCTGAGTGAAGCCAGCGATTCTGACGTCGTGCTCACGGCCAGCTATCTTCCTGAAGGCCGCCGAATCAACGATGAAGTGCTGAATCTCGCACGGCCTTTAAAGGTCTTTTACGACCTCGATACTCCGGTGACACTTGCAACTTTTGGCTGTGGCACGGTTGACTACATCTCTCCCGAACAGCTTCCGGAGTTTGACCTGGTGCTCTCCTTCACCGGAGGGCCGATCCTTTCCGAGCTTGAGAACCGTTACCGGGTCCGCATGGCGCGTCCGCTTTACGGCTGCGTTGACCCCGACGACTATTTTCGCGTGCAACCTTCGCCGAATTTCCAAAGTGACCTCAGCTACATGGGCACCTATGCGCCCGACCGGCAAGAGAAAGTCGACTCTCTCTTTCTCGAGCCTTCACGACGTCATCCTGAAACGCGATTCGTACTTGCGGGTTCGCTTTATCCCTTCGGCTGGCAGTGGCCTGAAAACGTCCGGAGAATCGAACACATTGCTCCACACGATCATCCCCAGTTCTACTCCTCCAGTCGCATCACCCTGAACCTTACGCGTGGGGAAATGGCCCAATGGGGATGGTGTCCTTCAGGGCGCTTCTTTGAAGCCGCTGCTTGTGCCACGCCTCTCGTCAGCGACTGGTGGGAAGGGTTGGATTATTTCTTCGATGTGGAGCGTGATCTGCGCGTAGTGAGCCGTCCGGACCACGTGGAGCAGGTAATGGCGATGTCTGATGCCGAACTCTCGGCGCGTGCCAAGCACGCCCGCGAGCGTACCCTTGACGATCACACTGGCCAGATCCGCGCCCGACAACTGCTCGAATACTTCGAAGAGGCCCGCTCCGGAGCGGAGCTTAAGGAAAGCGGGGCTGCACGATGATTGGAATTATTCCTGCCGCCGGGACAGGCCAGCGAATTCAACCGCTCGGCTGCTCCAAAGAGCTGCTTCCGGTCGGTTCGCGCGTAATCAATGGCGTCGAGCGGCCGAAAGCCGTTTCGGAATACCTCGTCGAGCGGATGATCGCTGCCGGTGCGGAGCAGATCTGTATGGTGATTTCAGCGGAGAAGGCTGACATCATCCGCTACTACGCTGAGCAGAACTATGCTGCCGAAATCTTTTACCTGGTACAACGCAAGCCTCAAGGATTGTGCGACGCCCTCTTCCGTGCAGCGCCCTTTGCCCGCTCCCACCAAGAGGTGC
This window harbors:
- a CDS encoding glycosyltransferase — translated: RQGNSRVKITIFGLTISSSWGNGHATPYRAIIKALHRMGHEIHFFEKDVPYYRARRDFDSAPYCRLHLFDEWSGMRSEALSEASDSDVVLTASYLPEGRRINDEVLNLARPLKVFYDLDTPVTLATFGCGTVDYISPEQLPEFDLVLSFTGGPILSELENRYRVRMARPLYGCVDPDDYFRVQPSPNFQSDLSYMGTYAPDRQEKVDSLFLEPSRRHPETRFVLAGSLYPFGWQWPENVRRIEHIAPHDHPQFYSSSRITLNLTRGEMAQWGWCPSGRFFEAAACATPLVSDWWEGLDYFFDVERDLRVVSRPDHVEQVMAMSDAELSARAKHARERTLDDHTGQIRARQLLEYFEEARSGAELKESGAAR